Proteins encoded by one window of Haematobia irritans isolate KBUSLIRL chromosome 2, ASM5000362v1, whole genome shotgun sequence:
- the LOC142225178 gene encoding uncharacterized protein LOC142225178, translating into MTSNTLDNVTKYLAFTNFMIKYTAAKCEYNTTLIKTLKCCLRNTADNATVIDGNLQLAEIVSDFSIRTLLFLYRKNMPRFILADITVNLCDVLETVQKNKLVALFVKTFVRSLNEIPQCPFKKDFNYTLNGFSIDMNDFPSRLPEAEFKTVHSVSYERKLISQLTFRGQLIRKPKTKTG; encoded by the exons ATGACCAGTAATACGCTTGATAATgttacaaaatatttggctttt acaaatttcatgATCAAATATACAGCAGCCAAATGTGAATACAATACGACCTTAATAAAAACCCTTAAATGTTGTTTGAGAAATACCGCCGACAATGCGACGGTGATAGATGGTAACCTACAATTGGCTGAAATAGTTTCGGATTTTTCAATACGCACGTTGCTTTTTCTTTATCGAAAAAATATGCCCCGTTTTATTTTGGCCGATATTACCGTAAATCTCTGTGATGTATTAGAAACGGTGCAGAAAAATAAGCTTGTGGCATTGTTTGTGAAGACATTCGTAAGATCTCTTAATGAGATTCCACAATGTCCTTTTAAAAAG gatTTCAATTACACATTAAACGGATTTAGCATTGATATGAATGATTTCCCATCACGTCTGCCGGAAGCTGAATTTAAAACTGTACACTCAGTTAGctatgaaagaaaattgatttctcAACTAACTTTTAGAGGGCAATTAATACGAAAACCCAAAACTAAAAccggttaa
- the LOC142225179 gene encoding uncharacterized protein LOC142225179 yields the protein MEYLGVITLILLFIVTTTDAQANYMIKFTTAKCQYNTTMIKSLKCSLRNTSNNEIVIDGHLQLAEKIPDFSARTYLFLYRKNMPRLTLADITVNVCEFLEMGHKNKFLALYIKTFSKYLNVIPQCPFQKDFNYTLIGFRIDMDELPLRMPPAEFKTIHLITYQRKLVSQLTFMGHLVSKPKANKG from the exons ATGGAATATTTGGGAGTTATAACTTTAATTCTACTCTTCATTGTTACGACTACTGATGCGCag GCCAATTACATGATAAAATTTACAACAGCTAAATGTCAATATAATACGACCATGATAAAAAGCCTTAAATGCTCTTTACGAAATACTAGCAACAATGAAATTGTGATAGATGGCCACTTGCAATTGGCTGAAAAAATTCCGGATTTTTCTGCGCGAACATATCTTTTCCTTTATCGAAAGAATATGCCACGTTTGACATTGGCCGATATAACTGTCAATGTTTGTGAATTTTTGGAAATGGGGCACAAAAACAAATTCCTGGCATTGTATATAAAGACTTTtagcaaatatttaaatgtgatTCCCCAATGTCCTTTCCAAAAA GATTTCAATTATACCTTAATCGGATTTCGCATTGATATGGATGAACTTCCGCTACGTATGCCGCCAGCTGAATTTAAAACTATCCATTTAATTACCTATCAAAGGAAATTGGTTTCCCAACTTACTTTCATGGGGCATTTGGTTAGTAAACCCAAAGCTAATAAgggttaa
- the LOC142225180 gene encoding uncharacterized protein LOC142225180, with protein MGLIQGVVLSTLTDNKEDMDQINVIDGRLELTTDVPNVSIRTILYFTRKNMPRRVVLDLTLDACDLLNFISKNKIVALYMKNFRKYLNVMPKCPLKKDFNYTLTGYKLEIPLYIPEGDAKTIHQIIYENKLSGQIVVFGRVVHV; from the exons ATGGGATTGATACAAGGTGTGGTTTTAAGCACTCTAACCGATAACAA GGAAGATATGGATCAAATAAATGTAATAGATGGACGTTTGGAATTAACCACGGATGTTCCAAATGTCTCCATACgtacaattttgtattttacGCGTAAAAATATGCCACGTAGGGTTGTTCTCGATTTAACTCTGGATGCTTGTGATTTATTGAATTTCATATCGAAAAATAAGATTGTGGCATTATATATGAAGAATTTTCGAAAATATCTCAATGTAATGCCAAAATGTCCTTTGAAAAAG gatTTCAATTACACCCTAACTGGTTATAAATTAGAAATTCCACTATATATACCTGAGGGCGATGCCAAGACAATACACCAAattatctatgaaaataaactcTCTGGCCAAATTGTGGTATTTGGACGTGTAGTACATGTATAA